CCCAGCAGAATTGCTTGCCAACGAGAGGATTCGAATGCTTTTAAGTGCGGGTTTGGATATGATGAACCAGGCGGTAGAAGGCATGGAAGTGGTTCAACCTGGTGCTAGAGAGAATGTCAGCTATCTAAGAGTTACAGAAAAGAGGCAGTTTGAAGCACAGCAGCATGCAGCAGCTTATTCATCAGTCCATGTTAATGGCTCAGGCAGCATGAATGAAATGAGCTTTAAGGAATCTATAGAGGCTTATGCAATGGAACATGGCTTGCTCTTCTTACCAAAAGTTGGTAGATCTTACAATGGTCTTCCGGTATATGGTTTTGGCAATGTGAGCATATGCATAGACTCAGTGAAAAGACTGCTCTATGCCCAATTACAGGAGGGAACTGAGCGATGGAGTGCTGTGTCACTCACACAGttactggagatgcatcaaaatgccACTCATCGTTGAATTTACTCTCACCTCTGGATACCTTAATGGCTTTTGATGATTAAATGCATTTGATGTAGTTGTTCTTCTGAAAGCCTTGCCTCATTTGGTTAGCTGCCATTTTTATGTTGCCTTACATTATaccaaatatatttaaataaaaacttGTTCATTGTTTCACTATTTACGAAACCTTTACTTTCTCCTTGTTTGTTTACATcttcattattatattttttgctaATCTTTTTCTTGGTTGTGATAGATTTGTTTAAAACCTGCAGGCAATGGTTTTAGAATAGCGGTTTGGCACTTTAGTTGCTTATGTAGCTTGTTCTTAAGAGTACTCAAATTATCTTAGTTCATTTTGTCGTTGCTGCCTTTGGATATTGTACCTCAATTAATCAGAAAATGGTAAATTTGTTGGTGATCAAGTTACTGTAATTTTGACTCATGTTTGGAATTCATGATAATTGCCTAACTCTAATTTCTTTTGCAATTTCCAGATTGGTCACTAGGGCTGTTTATTAACCCCAATAGCAGGGTAGTTGAGGAAAATTCTTTTATCCATGAAATACGtttcttaattttgtttcttttcactTTTTTTAGTATTTGGTCATATGACTATACTGCAGTCGCTAAGTTAATCTGTAGTTTTATCCAGTTTCAGTTTTTAGGTTATTGGACGGAATGCAATGAATTGTCCCAAGATTTGAAGCATTTACAACTCTATTAAGCTTACATTATATAAAGCTTGAATTATTAATTAGGATTATTAATGTTGGTGGGGTTAGTTTCTTTGGAATGGCTTGGTGATGTTGGGTTGTGGGTGGTCATTGACTCTGTCAGTCTTATGATTAAAATTAGATTCAGTGGTGTAATGGTTTATTGTAGTTTGAGGGTTCAGTTCATATTGTGACTTCAAAGATGATGGCTTGTGCAGGTGTTGGATAGCCACTAGGCGGGAGGAAAATTAGATTCAGTGATGTGCTGTAAATGTTGGGTTCTGTTTGAACTTTTTTGGTGCCATGCATCAATTGTTTCTTGTGTCCAGTTTCCTCTAGTATAAATGGTGCACTAGAGGTAAAACTGAATGTCTCGACAATGGATTTGTGGTAGCACTCTACAGTGGAGAAACAAGAATTTTTATAGTTTGGTGTTCCATGTTACTATGGTGTATAGACCTGTGGTTGGTGCATTCGTTTGCTTAGCTATTTGCTAAACAACATGAAGTCTCATGGAGCATTTCTCTTCCATACCTTTTCTAAGTCTTATTTTATTCTGGCCTCTGTCAAGCGACCATGGTATATACTCCCAGCTCTCAGTAATTTTATTTTTCGTCACCCCTGCATGCATGAAGACTAGCATACCTGTGGAGTCAAACTGTCAGGTTAGAAGTGCGTGCTCTGGAAGTTGTTGGTCGGATGCAAACTTATTGGTGTGACTATCAAAAAAATAAGTGCTGCTTAAGTTTTACAACAAATCAGCAGGAAAATGTCAATATATATAGTGTACCATGTGGATTACCCGTCTTGGCCATCTGTGACTTGAACCTTATGCTGGCTTGCTAATGTTAAACAACTCTCGATCTTGCCAGGCTGTTGATTCTAATTCCCCTCCGACTACAGATTGAAATATCATTCCAATCTCCGTTTCTTGCTGTGGCTAAGCCTAATTGGATTTATCTCCCTTTCTTTTGCTACTTAGTTGTTTCTTGCAtggatgtttctttttgctgcaGCGGCATATGCTGATTATAAACAACTATCAAAGACTTCTCTTGCTGATTTGGTGTAGTATTCTAGAACGAATAATAGCAATATTTCAGGATCATTGAGATGACAATGTTATAACATGAAAATGGATAGAGATATTGGCTTCTGTTCCGTCTAATGGAGTCACAGTTAATGAAAGAACAGTGAACTGCAAGATCTCATATTCATCATAATTGGAACAATTTGTGATAGTTGATGCAAATGCTTTGATGGCCTTTACTTAAAACTTTAGGTGTTGCAGTTAACTATCCTGTGGCCTATCTCAATGACAACAAAAGAACCATGTAGCcaacccaaatagttgggattttACGGCCCTGTTGCTGTTGTTGAGTTAACTATCTTGTGGAATGCTCTTTTTCTTTTGGTACAACTGGTTGCTCCTGAGCAGTGACTTAAAAAGGTGctcaggcgctcgggcgaggcgaggcaaggcccgagcaccTCATATAAGGTTCAGgcagcgccgcctaggcgctcgctcgagcctaGGCGCTGGGCACTTCGGGCAAATGCCTGGTTGATATAAGGTAATCGGGTTCAATTAAATGtgcattagttggttcgattgaaccaactaatgcaCACAATTACCTCAAAACTTATGTGCAACCTCGACTCTCAACCCTAGCATACGGTTTCTCCCTCTACCTTCGTCGTCGACGATTTCTCCCTCTGCATCCGTCGCCAATGATTTCTCTCTCTACCTCCGTCGTCGACGATTTCTCTCGCTACCTCCGAGTCTTCCTCTATCGTCGATCGAGTCTCCTCAGCTTCCGTCGTTGCTCGCTATCTGCCGCTGTTGTCCACTACCTACTGCTGTCCGCGACTCTGCtgctgctactactactactatccGCGACTCTACTACTACGGTTGTTATCCGTTGCTTCTCTTCTGAGTTCTAACTTTTCACTGTCGGTTTCACTGGGTGATATTTTTTATTCCTTTAAATAGTTATACTCTTCCCTtctaactactgttaacagtaaataatatactgttaacagtagattattaattactatacaaaataatctttatttattagattaataatattatatatttttaatattttaatattttagagcatcgtgcttcgctcgggcgagcacctagcgccttgggcgttttAGGACCTTGATGCCTAGCGTATTGAAGTTCTGTTGTCATATTgaagttctcattttggatttgacaTTTTTTCTATGAATATATGAATGATATCTCTCCTAACCTATTCTTCAGTCTTCCTTCCATACAGTTTCAGATCAACTTGGACAGTTTAGCAGATATTTGACAGTGCGCATCAATAGAGTAGTCTCTATGCATCTTGTTCTTTTTACATTGTCAGCATATTTTAGGGTTTCCTTAAGGTGCAATTGGCTTTTTTCCGATGAAGTTGCTAAACAATTTGAGTGTTAATTGAACATGTCATTGAAACAGGTCATGACTTATGGGTTCTCTATCCTCACTGATGCTTGTGAATTTCAAAGGCCATCAATGATTCTTAAACCCGAAAGGTCTTATGACTTGTTTAAACTTGTTGGAGATCTAGATGCATTAAACATGAGAAGTTCTGCCATTTCTTTGAACTACAATTCTAAAATTTTATAGCACATAACATGGTAAGTGTTACTTCTAAccatctttccttttttttttttcctttctccttTTCTAGACAAGGACAATGCTTGATAGATTTTCGCTCGTCTGCAGGGTCgaaaatatattatttgagtGAAGTCAAACTGTAGAGTGATAGCAGCATACTGGCATGCAATTTCTCCTCATCCTGGTCTTTGTGGTAAAGAAGCTTGGTACCTTTCTATAGCCTCATTTCTTGTTGATGTTTCTGTTTGCTATCTCATCCCTTTTTTCACTAGTTTGATATTGTTGCAAGATGCAAAATTTTTTAGCAAGACTATATTTGATCTAGTCACTGAATGATGAGCGCCAATTTGCAGCCATTTTCTACAGTTGATCCTTCCCCATATCACCTGTTATATGATTTGCATTGAACAACTTTTCTCAGTGCCTTTGTATGACTGATATAAATTTCAGTGTAAAGACAACATTTTGTTAAATTGACAAAAACTGTGCCAATGATATGTTTAGTGCCGGTTTATATGCCAATTTGCCAAGtccttctcttgttttttttctttcttttaaactGATATGTATGACAGAAACTCTTTGAATATACATTACCAGGTGGAGATAATTTATTATAGGCTGTTACATGTTCTGAATATTTTTGACTTCTCCCAGTATCATTCTTTTTATATATATCGAGGTCTACTTCTTATACCTGATGTTAATTCTAATCGAGTTTGGGATTAGATTCTGAAATTAAATCAATTACATCGATAATTAGTGTGAGTCGATTGAATGAAATTTATTAATACTCTGCTCATCAAAGAAAAGTAGTTACTCAAGTCAGGTACTGGAttgaatttgcttatatcatatcTGGTTTTATCTTTATCCTTTGCTGCATTTCTCATATATTGGTCAGAATTATTCATAAGAATTAAAGGTTTCTATTCATCCTTTTAGCAGAGTAGGAGTCCTGATACAAATTCACACAAATCAAACAGAATGGCCTGACCTTTGCAAATGATATCACTTAAATTGTTGATACTACACCTGTGAAAGAATAAAATATCGACGACTCTGCATTATGGCCAAGTAAGAGTTGAGACAACCATCAAACACTACCTAAATGCTAATAATCCAGACAGCCtgcagaagaacaaaaagaagaaaagcatTTGACAGAACAATTTCTTGATTATTGGAATTTCAACAAATTTGACCACAATAACTGTTGATTTATGTGTCCAGACCAATCTCCCCTCTCCAGTAGGATGAGCCTAAAGTCAAAGCTTAGCTGCTCCATATCTTGATCGAGAATTGGCAGAACTCAACAGATGAATGAACGTTCCTCTGTGAAAGGACCATAAGAATCTGACAGCTGCTACCTAATGAGAACATAATCACATGCCCAGAAGATGTGATGTAATGCATTTCATCTTAGTAGACTTCAACATGCCATTGCTTATTCTTCTTAAGCTGAGAGAGCTTAGCATCCCAACTTTCTCCTCTCTGTTCCGCCACCCTCTTTAGTGTATCTTGAATTCCAGGCATCATCCCTTTCAGACCGCAAAAGTAAATGTGTGCACCTCCATCTAACAGCTTGAAGATTTCATCACTGTACTCCTCGATCTTGTCCTGGACATACATCTTCCCACCATTCTTGTTCTTCTGTTCCCTGCTGAGAGCCTTATCAAACCTAAACATTTCATGGGTACTGGTTAAGCCAATATAAAGGAACTTTAATAACCAATATGATGAGAATGTAGAGCATTGCCCAATTACCTAAAGTTATCAGGATAGTCTTTTAGGTAGCTGCTAAACTCATCATCATAGAGAAGGCTGTCAGTATTTGCAACCCCTAGGAAGAGCCATGCAAGGCCACCAAACTTGTAAGTGGTCACAGCTTCCATGAACATACGGCGAAGGTATCCACGGAATGGAGCGACACCTGTCCCTGTCGCGATCATGATATGGGTGGCATTTGGATCACCCTCTGGTAGCAGCATAATTTTCCCAGAAGGTCCTGCAATAGTATGTAAAATCCCGATAAATAATCAGTAAACTCGATTATCACAAAAGAATAACCAAGTTAGTCACCTTGCacttataattttaatttctgACTTCCTGACTTGAGTACATTTAAGTAATTCAGAGAATTTTCTTCAGAGAAAAGAAAACATCTACAGAATATTATTTGACTTAAAACAAACATGTAATACCTGTGAGCTGAATCTTGTCTCCTGACTTTGAGTTGCAAAGAAAATTGCTGCAAGTGCCATTCTTTGAAGGATCCTCCTTTCCAGTCTCTGGATCATAATAGATAGCTCGTCGGACACATAAGCTGGCCGTCTTGCCATCAAACGAATCCCCATACCTAGTTGATGCAATAGAGTAGAGACGCACATTGTGGGGAGATCCAGGTTTCTTTGGGTTCTCACCCTGCAATAATAAATCGAtacaatcaaagaataaaaatatcacAAAACAATAATCAGATATCAATAAACTAAAATTTGCTTCTGAGAGCAGAAATAACTCACAAGCACCTCATTACAAAAacactaaaagatgattcatgcatGATGCAAATTATAAATTTGTCTAAAGAGGGCAGTACTATACTTAATAATAGCTCAGCCTTTAGAAAGGAGCAACAAGGTTGCAATTGTGTGTCAATGTGTGTCTTGGTAGAAAAGTGTCAAATTTGTCACAAATATTCAGTCTCTTTTGTTGGTTATGATCATAGATAACTATCTAAAGGGTGAGGAAAGAGAAACATGTCTTGTATGAGTTGAGTGGGTATAATGAGAAAATGGACATGGAAATGGaagtataacatatatatataaaagacaaTTAATTGAGAGAGGAAAACCAAGTAAAATTTCATAACCTCCACAGGGAGGCAAAAGAGGAGGTAACATTAATCAAAACTTGAATTTAGAGATGTCTTGGAGGCAGGCAACAAGAAATAGGTACTTACAGGAGGAATGATGCCATAACTTTGCCCTTCCCAGTAAGGTACATTGCCACCATGATCAATCACAATATGGCATGTCTCACCAGGCGCTTTCGGACCAACAAGTCTCTCAACTGAGACAATTGTTGCTGTGTACGGTTCTTTGGGTTTGTACAGATTTAGCGGGGGCTCATTAGGATTCTCAAGCTCCAAAGGTTGAACTGGAATTTTACTTCGGACTGCTTGTTGGACAGACATAGACATCACCTTGAACTGGTATTTTGTTGATGAATACCTGCTCTTCAAGTTTACAGATGACAAAGTAATCCATAATTTATTGTCGAAGCGAAGTTTATTATGATCCTGAAAGAACAAAACAAAACCAGGGCCATCAATCTTGACATTGTTTGCAagataaagaaaaaggaagataatTCCAACAGTGTAATTGTTCTGAAGATTAGGCTGGAAAGATTTAATTGAGTTTCTAATGATCAATGTGACCGATGAATCTACATGCAATATAAGGTAATAATAatcaagaagaatttttcttccaTGGGAGAAGTGATATCAGCCATAGTTCAGAATTAGTTAGTGTCATGCAGATGCAATTCACCAAATTCTGAACACATATTTAAAGAGTCTGCAAGGAAGACAAAAAACATTGATAGTGTAAGGCAAAAAGATTGAAGGCACCAAGCTAACAAATAAACCATGTGTTGTGAAATCATTCTATCAAAGAATCCAGTAGGTAAGTTACAGCAAATCTTCATGTTATTCAAATCATCTGTTACAGTGATTTTATGCCAGGCATCTCTTTCAGGTTTGAAGAGTCAGGTTAATGGTCTTTTAACACATTGACTTCAGGTCCCTTGCATATTAGAGAACACTTGGAACAAGAGAGAACAGAGAAGAGCAAAGTTGAATCTTTTTCCCTTGTCATTTTCCAGCCATTATCCAATTTCAATCCGAAGCCCGGAAAAAAAGAGGATTGTATCAGAAACACCATAAAATTTTGTCGAATCTTGGTTTTGTCAGATCTTATGAGCATGGATCTATACTGAAATGAATAGCTCAGTAGCATGAAAAGATCCATACTTTCCAGCAACTTAATGACCTAATGTTCAATCGCTTGCAATTAGTCTATCACAATAGCAACAAAGCACTTGCCAACATCTAATCTCGACAAGCATCAAAATATCACCTTGAATCCGGTTTTCCTCAGCGACGCATCCTTTCCGACTGATGGCGACACGGATGCCTGCCAAAACAATCAAACCAGAGATCGCTACAAcagactcttaagatgagatgaaTCGACAACCAAAATCTCCAAGAAAACGACCCCAAACAAAATCAAGATTTTTGTACGACAGTGAGGGATAGGAGCGATCGAGATTACCCGAGCTCCTAAAGCGTGCGCCATGGTCGCGAGATCGCtagtcctcctccacctcctgctGCTCCTTATATAGAGGGTTTAGGGATCGGGAGAGGGGAGAGGGAACCCTTCGCGACGAGGAAGGGGCGGGCAGGAAAGCAGCCCTTCGTTTTCCTCTAATCTCACCACCTTCCGCTATGCTTCGAACTACCGCATTTACGATAACACCCTCACGTTCGTACGAATCCCGAAGTCCTCCGGCATGGTTGGACTATTTTACCCTCCCTCGTATTCGTACTATAATCACCCGACATTGCCCTCGGTCTTCCTGTGGACAACCGTTAGATGGAACATCGACGGCTAAAGGATAATCCATCACAGGGGTGTAACAGTAATCATGTTATTCGAGCTTACGCTGTTCGTGTTAGACGACTTTACCCTCTGAACGAGCTATATTCTCAGGACTGTGTCCTTTAGATCGAGACAGACGACCGTCCGTTGGAGCATCGACGGCTGAGGAACACTACATCACAAGGGTAGAATGATAATTACAGTACTTGTATGACCTTACGTCTCCATCAAAGGACAATTCCACTGTAGGTGAATGGGAGGGTGAGGGAATCTCGCAACATTAGACATAATATAGTGAAAGTAAATAAACCCTTATATAAAATTTATCCACAACAAATTGGTAGGCATTTAGAAATGTTTGATTttctataaataaattattattattattattattattttattaagttATCCTTATCAGAAAATGAAAGAACAGAAATCCCTATTAAGTTCATTATTGGTTTGTCTCTTCAACATATTTGCTCAAttctaatatcatattttattatattataaaaataatttgtgCAATCTCTAAAAACTCATACTATATTGGTTGGACATTAGTAAAATAAatagaataataaataaataaatatactcAGTGCATAAAATTTTCGTCAATATGGATTTGAGAAGGATCAGATAGTATCAGGAAAATAAAATTAgttgatataaattaaaatagaaaCTTTATTAGATAATGTTTTTTTGTGGTAGACTATCAATATATAAAAGATGTACATAAGGTTTCACACAATGCTTTCATGCATGGCCATGGCCATGGCCATAGGATATGGACATGCATAGCTATGTGGCGTTTTCGTGATTAGACGTATATATAGGGTCGTATTTATTTAGATAGCGGGGGGACGTCATGCGCGTGCTCGCCGCCTGCTGCCGTCTCTCTGACACGGATGGGGTGAGCAGCGTGGCTtttgaggggaggaggaggatgcgGTTGAGAGCACGAGGGACGGCTTCCGACGATGTGAGTCGCGGTCCAGCCTTCCGCGGCGGGCCCCGCCGCCGGACAGCGATGTGACAGGCTGAGAGCTCCGCCGCGTGATTCCCGGCCAAGAGCTGAGGAGATCACTTCTGATGGAGAGATGGAGGTGATCCGGACAAAGCAGGCAATCTCTTCCGCCTTCATTCCATTCTCTTTTCGCTGATGTTTGCTGCGATGGGACGTCCCGGACCGTCTGATTTGCGCGGCAGCGGCCGTGCGTCTCCCGGCTACGGAATTGTCTGCCGACGGCGGTGATCAACGGCGCTTCTGTGAATCGGAACATCGCGAACAGCAGGCCCAACAGGAGGGTCCCACCAAGGGTTTTTGACAAAGCAGCGGACGGGTATACGATAGGGTTGTCAACCAAAGGGCGATGACAGCGACGCTCGGTCTCGGATCCTATGTTTGGACCGCTACACCATGCGATCCCAGAAGCAAATCCTAGCCGCTCACCGGTGAACACATGGCATCGGGATATCCAGGACAGGATTGTTCCCATCATCGACTGGTTTACCCACTGCAAATCGGGCGGGTCCCACAGGAAGCTCGTCAAATGACAGGGCGGGGTAACGCAACGGGTAGCCGGCATCAGTGAACCAACCGGCGCTCGCTGTCGGATCACATGTTCGATTCGCGTCAACCACGAAAATTGCAGCACACGCGGCCGGCGaattcttttggagagtttcgtACCACAGACGCCGGCCTTATCTTGTCGGGCAGCGAAGGCGACGAGGGTTCGACGACAGGCCGGCCAACATCCCTGACATCATCGCACGGCGCACGGAGCATAACGTTGCAGGGCAAATCGCGGCCGTTAATGGCGGCTGATGGGACGGCTCCGCAGCGCTTGAGCCGGTGAAAAGACCGCTCGTTCTCCTTCCCGTGTTAGTGTCGTTTACCGCACTGCTTTACCTGCATGaagctgccgccgctgctgctgctcccaGAAACAACGTCGAAGAGGAGCCTTTTCTGGATCACAGGACAGCTTCGATTCAAGTGTATTCATGAATAGCATTCAAACCTCTCTTATCACTAAACTTCCATCCTGGGAACAAGAACAAGCAGGCCATCACCACTCACTGACAAGAGAGAAGATGAAACATATATAAACAGAGTACTCCCATGGGATCACATTACAGAACAGTCATTTTCCGCCATATAGTATCTTGGTAGAGCTTAAAAGTTTGGCAGTAGCTTTTCAGAAACCATGGCTTCAAGCAAAAGGGATGAGTTCTCAAGTTCCATCCACTACTAGATAGTTTAGAGGACTAGACCTGCTCTAGGCATTCAAACAAAAGACCAGTTCACAAACATGAAAGCCAGACAATGGGGTGAATCATCCTCATCAAGGACTTTCCATGCCACAGCCTGTTCATAAGACGCCGGCCTCCCCATGCTTGACAAGCAGATACCAGCAGGAAGATGAGCAAAGCCCTATCGTAATGCAGAAAGATGTGTCGGTTTCAGGAGGTTTACATAATGCGACACAGATTGTGAAAGGAAGAAGATACGAGCATCGGTCATTTGCTTACCTGCTGCATGATCTTGGGGAACTCCGAGCAAAGCACCTTCCGACCATTGTCATCAAGAATCTTTTCCAGTGTAATGTCCTGAAGAGCTATCAGGGTGGTTTCCAGCATATCCAGACCAGCTTGATTGGAAAAGGTGAAGACAGGGGCAACCTGCCAAGAAACATTACATTTTGATCATGGTAATATTCACCAAAATTCTATGCCAATTGATCGCCGATAATAGCATTGCAAACCGAGTAAATTTCCCACAAATGCTACAAACTAATATGAAAAGTTAAAAATACATGAAAGTTGACTCCAGATCTAAGATGTGCTAATAAGGCATATGACAGAAAAGTAATGTGCACACTGTGACTTGCCTTCAAAGAACAACACATGATCGCATCCGAATGGTGCCAAAGCAATTTCAGCGATGAATCATTTGCTTGCGAGTCCACCTGAAAGAGCTCAGCTCCTGTATGAACCCTGAAGTGATTGAAGCCAATCCATTAGACAGATAACAAAGAAATTTAACTCAAGAACTATAGATGATGTTGCAGATGGAcaaattttcaaatcaattttGATTGTTGCATTTATGTGATCAAAGTGTGCAAGTAGAGTGCAACTCATGATACCCTACTATACTATAACTTTTAAATTAATGGACCATAAGATGTTATAGTAGTAAAATATAGAACCACATCAAGTACACAATTGGATCACCTGTAGCTCTGAGAAATCCATCGTGCCAGAGTGTGAGCTTCTGGAGAACCAGGTGGGTGCTTACCGCCAATCTGACAACCGGGACGAGAAGGTGCAATTGCCATCGCAACTCTCTGCACTGAGGTGACCACACTTCTAACATATTGCCGGGCCATTGCTGCCACACTATCTCGGAGGTGATTCTCATAGGTAAACTGGAAGGCTATTGTGAGGACTGATCGCAGGTTATATGTAGTTGAAGCAGTCTCATTAACAGAGCGTGATGTGGCACCAGATCCAACTTCTAGTGTGGATGCCAAATCAAGTGTTCGTGTAGTGGCCGGAGAATCCTGTAACATTGTTGAACAAGATGAAGGTAAACATTCGAGGAAGTCGTGGGGTAACTGGTCAAAGTTTTGATTTAATTAATTAAACAAACTTCTATCCAGAATTAGTAACATCTATCAGCAGTAGTAAGTACAATCCAAAACTAGATTCATGCAGAAAATGATATAGCTTTTCTAGGTTAATtctagcatgtctaacatgtgttTCATCTCTAGTGAGAGAACAGTCaaaaatcaaagaaaaaggc
Above is a genomic segment from Musa acuminata AAA Group cultivar baxijiao chromosome BXJ3-4, Cavendish_Baxijiao_AAA, whole genome shotgun sequence containing:
- the LOC135634826 gene encoding ferredoxin--NADP reductase, root isozyme, chloroplastic-like translates to MAHALGARASVSPSVGKDASLRKTGFKDHNKLRFDNKLWITLSSVNLKSRYSSTKYQFKVMSMSVQQAVRSKIPVQPLELENPNEPPLNLYKPKEPYTATIVSVERLVGPKAPGETCHIVIDHGGNVPYWEGQSYGIIPPGENPKKPGSPHNVRLYSIASTRYGDSFDGKTASLCVRRAIYYDPETGKEDPSKNGTCSNFLCNSKSGDKIQLTGPSGKIMLLPEGDPNATHIMIATGTGVAPFRGYLRRMFMEAVTTYKFGGLAWLFLGVANTDSLLYDDEFSSYLKDYPDNFRFDKALSREQKNKNGGKMYVQDKIEEYSDEIFKLLDGGAHIYFCGLKGMMPGIQDTLKRVAEQRGESWDAKLSQLKKNKQWHVEVY